In the Arachis ipaensis cultivar K30076 chromosome B04, Araip1.1, whole genome shotgun sequence genome, tcaagttcaggattgaggatagattctggacttgtcccaaataggaagggtagttcctagggagaattggtgtttgtaatcaagatgattatagtgaaattccatcattgttgtgatggagactagatgtaggctgcattgcacttaatAGCTGAACCACGATACTTCTTGttgtgattctctctctctcttctactccatatCAGTTTCTGTTCgaaggagacaaaattgaaaaatatctcttgctggttacgagacaaaaagaaaaagtctcttgACTAGGCACGAGACAAAAACAAGAATATCTCCTCAAAGAATTCTAAAAGACAGCAAGTGTTACTAagcgaaaaaggggctaagattcaacccccttctcttagccactgataaccattaATAGCTAATTAAAAGAATCAAGTAACCATTTTCACAGATACTAATGCACAAAAATGGAAGGGTTACATACCTGTATACTTATGATCTGATTCTTTTTAATTTAGCCATCTTAATTGCAGCAAATACATAAAGCTTGTCATATAGATCATTAAAGAACTTGAAATAAGCATATCTCCAAGATTTCTTCAAAATCAATGAGCAAAAAACTCCCCAGAACCCCATAATAAATCCAATTGCCAAAGCAATGTAAAACCCCTCAGTAAAAAATTGTTCTTCGTGATCATCATTTCCATCAACTTGATTCTGTGTAGGAATGAGACAGGTTCTGTTGAGAGGAGCACCACATAATTTTGGATTTCCTATATAAGCAGATGCATCTCTAGTTTGAAGTTGGGTACCGAGTAGAATTTGGCCTGATAAATCATTATATGATAGATCAAGAACACTGAGACGATCTAGCTGAGAGAGTTGTGAAGGAATCCTTCCAGACAATTGATTTCTAGATAGATCAAGAAAATCCAACGATTTCAATTGTCCAACACCTTGAGGAATATTGCCAACTAACTTGTTCCTCGAAATGTTAAGAGAAACTAAACCAACAAGTCTCATCATGTCACTTGGAATCTCCCCATTGAATCTGTTACTTGATAAATCAATGCTTCTCAATAGTCCTAATGTGCTTCTGTATTTTGACATTTTTCCTTTCCATATAAGTGAAGCACTATCAGCATTAATTCCTAAGCTGGTAATGCCATCAAAATCATCATAATATGCATCATAAGCATAGAAATATCAACCTTTGAATTTGCTTGACTTGCCATTGCAGAAAGATTGCTTATGCATTTAGGTATATTCCCTGAAAGACTATTCAAAGAGAGGTCCAACAAATGAAGCTCATCAAGATTACATATACTTAGAGGCATGCTCCCATGAAACTGATTGGAATGCAAGCTAAGTATAAACAGATTTGAAAGATTATTTCCAATCCAACTAGGGAATGGCCCAGTTAAATTATTCTTCGCAGCATCAAAAAGTTTTATCCATGTGCAATTAACAAAGGACAGAGGTATTTCTCCAGAAAAATTGTTATCACCTAGATGTAATGACTGAATTTGCCTCAATGATCCCATAGATATCGGTAAGCTGCCATGAAAATAATTGTTGGACAAATCTAGGAAGCCTAGAGATTGGAAATTCATCAAACAGTCTGGAAGCTGTCCTCTAATGTGATTATTTGACAAATCTAAATATTCAGTGTTCACAGACACGTTAGAACACACAAAAAGATTTGCTGTTGAAAACATGTTGTTGGACAGAAACACTTGTGCTGGCATTGAAAGAAATGCTGGACTGGGCCTTCAAAAGAATTTGAGCTCAAATCAATCTGCAAGGCACTCTGaggaatcaaaggtaaattttcaatttttcttttgaaatgGTTGTGGGAAATATTCAATTTTACCATTGTGGGAAGGAATTCCCAGAACCAATTAGGAACATTGCTAGATATTTCAGCTTCAGAAATATCCAACCAATTCATGTTATGTTGGTTTTGAAGCTATTTTGGAAAGTCAGGGCCCAAAATGCAAGATGCCaatttaatcttgattaattTGAAAGGGGAACCCACTCATTGCTAATGTTAAAGACCAATGAATTATGAGATAAATCCAAAGTTAATAACATGGAAAGTTTAGAGAAATGAGCCTCAGATATCAAACCTTCCAATGAGTTATTTCCAAGCCTTAACTCCCTCATTGGATAGTTGTCCAATGCCTTCATGCAAAGTTCCATTTAATCCATTGCTATCAAGTCGTAACACTTGCAATGATGAAAATGAAGAAAGGTCTGACACCATACCTGTAATTTCATTCCATCCCATATTCAAAGTTTGCAATTGCTTGTGATTACAATTGGACAATGCTTTAGCAAACTCATGAAACTGGCCACTCAACCTGTTTCCAGAAAGGTCTAATTCTCTCAAGCTGCAAACATGAAACAATGATAAAGGTATTTGGCCTTCGAGTTGGTTGCTGGCAAGACTCAAGTATTCAAGAGAGCTCAATTCCCCTATGGATTGTGGTATAGTTCCCCTCAGAGAATTGTGATCCAAATTGAGCATGGCTAGGCTGCTAGTAGAGTTCATTAACCATGGAAATATCAAAGAAGAGTTCATCAAATTGTTGCCAGAGAGATCCACAAATGACAGAGAAGTGGAGAAATTTGCAGCAGAAGAAAGTGATGAGGGGATGGAATCTGAAAGATCACAACCATTGAAGTCCAAGTATTGTAGATGAGAAAGACCACTCACTAGTTGTTGCCAATTGTTTGCAGTGCTAAGATTAACCTTAGGGAGTGAAAGATGCCTCAGAAATGAAAGACGAGATAACCATTGCAAACCAGAACTCAAAGATATTTGGTAAGAGGAGCTAAGGTCAAGATACTCCAAATTTGAAAGATTTCCAAAATTTTCAGGAATAGTTCCATTGAAATCATTTTCACTTAAATCCAAATATTTCAAGGATAAGAGACTTCCAAGTTGTGGAGGAATGTTCCCATGAAAAGAATTGGATCCGAAATGAAGGTACACTAAATTGGAGAGGTTTGAAATTTGAGGA is a window encoding:
- the LOC107637312 gene encoding receptor-like protein 12, with the protein product MNWLDISEAEISSNVPNWFWEFLPTMRTASRLFDEFPISRLPRFVQQLFSWQLTDIYGIIEANSVITSSLGINADSASLIWKGKMSKYRSTLGLLRSIDLSSNRFNGEIPSDMMRLVGLVSLNISRNKLVGNIPQGVGQLKSLDFLDLSRNQLSGRIPSQLSQLDRLSVLDLSYNDLSGQILLGTQLQTRDASAYIGNPKLCGAPLNRTCLIPTQNQVDGNDDHEEQFFTEGFYIALAIGFIMGFWGVFCSLILKKSWRYAYFKFFNDLYDKLYVFAAIKMAKLKRIRS
- the LOC107637313 gene encoding probable LRR receptor-like serine/threonine-protein kinase At1g74360; the protein is MIGNVTVKCIESERQALLTLKQGFHLNNNAWLSSWGHRENKKKKCCNWEQIQCSSETGHVLKLDLHVSDHVRAGSITTALAELHHLNYLDLSYISFNLTPSIPIFIASLTHLRYLNLSHSGFQGKVPHQFGNMLFLEYLDLGYNSLFAEIPPQISNLSNLVYLHFGSNSFHGNIPPQLGSLLSLKYLDLSENDFNGTIPENFGNLSNLEYLDLSSSYQISLSSGLQWLSRLSFLRHLSLPKVNLSTANNWQQLVSGLSHLQYLDFNGCDLSDSIPSSLSSAANFSTSLSFVDLSGNNLMNSSLIFPWLMNSTSSLAMLNLDHNSLRGTIPQSIGELSSLEYLSLASNQLEGQIPLSLFHVCSLRELDLSGNRLSGQFHEFAKALSNCNHKQLQTLNMGWNEITGMVSDLSSFSSLQVLRLDSNGLNGTLHEGIGQLSNEGVKAWK